Proteins from one Ovis aries strain OAR_USU_Benz2616 breed Rambouillet chromosome 12, ARS-UI_Ramb_v3.0, whole genome shotgun sequence genomic window:
- the ATP6V1G3 gene encoding V-type proton ATPase subunit G 3: MASQSQGIHQLLQAEKRAKDKLEEAKRRKVKRLRQAKEEAMVETDQYRMQRDEELRQKQAKIMGSQSNVLEEIEVQTLGKIKELNASYSASVESVINELLSIVCDVRPEIHVNYRITS; this comes from the exons ATGGCCAGCCAGTCGCAAGGCATCCACCAGCTCCTCCAGGCAGAGAAGAGGGCCAAGGACAAGCTCGAGGAAGCCAAGAGGA GAAAAGTCAAGCGACTGCGCCAAGCCAAGGAGGAAGCGATGGTAGAAACCGATCAGTACAGGATGCAGAGAGATGAGGAGCTTCGACAGAAACAGGCGAAG ATAATGGGCTCTCAGAGTAATGTCTTGGAAGAAATCGAAGTGCAAACCCTAGGGAAGATAAAAGAACTAAATGCAAGCTACAGCGCGTCCGTGGAAAGTGTGATCAATGAGCTTTTAAGCATCGTCTGTGACGTCAGACCAGAAATCCATGTGAACTACAGAATCACCAGCTAA